DNA from Deltaproteobacteria bacterium PRO3:
CGACGAGGCGATGGGCGAGGGGGCGATGGCCCTGTTCGGCGAGAAGTACGGCGACCGGGTGCGCGTCTTGAAAATCGAGCACTTCTCCACCGAGCTCTGCGGCGGCACCCATGTGGACCGCACCGGTGAGATCGGTCTTTTCAAGATCGTGAGCGAGTCCTCGGTGGCGGCCGGAGTCAGGCGCATCGAGGCCATCACGGGCGCGGGGGCCCTCCAATATCTCCGCGACCTCGAGGACAAGTGGACCGGCCTGGCGCGGCGGCTCAAGGCCGCGCCCGACGAGATCCCCGAGCGCATCGAAAAGCAGGCCGAACTGTTGAAGAAGTACGAGCGCGAACTGAGCCAGCTGAAGGCCAAGCTGGCGAGCGGCGGGGGCGGCGGCGAGGGCGATCTGATGCGGCAGGTCCGCGAGGTGGGCGGCGTCAAGGTCCTGGCCCTGCGGCGCGACATCGACGACCTCAAGTCGCTGCGCGACTTCTCCGACCAGGTGAAGAATAAGCTGGGCAGCGGCGTCTCGGTGATCGGCTCGGCGGCGGAGGGGAAGGCGACGCTGATCGTGCGCGTCTCGAAAGACCTCACCCCGCGCTTCGACGCCGGCAAGCTCGCCAAAGAGCTGGCCGCCTTGGTCGGCGGCTCCGGCGGCGGCAAGGCCGAGATGGCGCAGGCGGGCGGGCCCAATCTGGAGGGCCTCGACGGGGCCTTGAGCAAGGTTTACGATCTGGTGCAAGGGTGAGGCGGGGGTGATCCGCGTGCCGCTTCTCGACGTCAAAGGCTTCAATCAATTCCAGGACGAGATCCTCGTCATCGACGTCAATCTAAACGACGAAATCGACCCCAAGGACGAGTTTATCGCCGTGCAGGTGGAGGGGATGAAGCGGGGGGAGCGGATCGACTACCACCATCCGCGCTTCGCGGAGCTTCGGCAGCGCTATCTGGCCTTTCTGGAGACGTCGTAGGGGCGACCGGGATTCGCTTCTGCTAGGCTGCGCCTTCCGCCAGCCTCAAGTACATCTTCGCCCCCTCGTGGCCAGGCTCGGCCTTGAGCGTCTTCTTCCACTGCGCCACCGCTTCCTTGGTCTTGCCCGCGGCGTAGAGCGTCACGCCCAGCTGGACGCCGGCGTAGTGGTACTTGGGGTTGGCCTTCAGGACGCGCTTGAATTCTTCGATCGCGTCCTTGTGTTTGCCCATCTCGCGGAGGCACACCGCCAATTTGCAGCGGATGTCGAGGAAGGTCGGCCCCAGGTGCAGGGCCTTGCGGTACTCCTCGATCGCCTCTTTGTAGAACCCGATCCCCTCGTAGATGTCGCCCACCTCGGCGTGGCGGTTGGCCAGCTTGGCGCGGATGAAGGGGTCCATCTTGCTGCCCTTGTGCTCGCGGGATTTCTCTTGGACCTTGGCATAGAGGGCGCGGGCCTTCTTGTACTCGCCCAGGTCGTTGTAGAGCACGGCCAAGTTGAGCAGGGCCTCGGTGTACTTCGGATTGATCTTGAGCGCCTTTTCGAAATAGCCGGTCGCGTCGGTGAACTGCCCCGAGTTGTGCGAGATGACGCCGAGCATGTTGTAGACGTCGGCGAAATAGGGCTTCTTTTGGATCAGCTGGAGGAAGATTTTCTGGGCGTGCTCGTATTGGTGCTGCTGGAAGGCCTTCTTGCCCTCGGAGAACAAGGCGCGGATTTCGTCCATGGCTATCTCCTTCGAAGCTTGACTTAGTTGCCGGCCGGGGTCGGAGCCGGGGCCGAGGCCAGGCCGACCTTCTTCAACACCTTTTGGGTCTTCTTGCTGTCGGGAAATTTCTCCCGCATCAGCTGCGCCGCGCCCTGGGCCTTCTCTTTTTCGCCCAGCTTATGGAAGGCCAGCGCGGTGCGCTCCAGGGCCTCCTCGTCGTAGCCCAGGCCGGGGTACTCCTGCAGCACTTGCAAAAAGCGCGGGATGGCCGCGCGGTATTGGCCGCTCTTGAAATAAAATTTGCCGACATACATGTCTTTCTTCGCCCCGCGGCCGCGGACCTCGTCGTATTTCGCCTTCGCCATCTCGGCATAGGGGCTGCCGGGGAAACGGCGGAAGACCATCGCGAAGTTCTCCTCGGCCTGGTTCATCGAGGATAGGTCGCGGTCGATGCCCTTGGGCAGCTGTTTTTCATAAGAGAGGCCGGCGCGGTAGTAGGCGTAGTCGAGCTTCTCGCTGGTGGGGTGCAGCCGCGTGAAGAGGTTGTAGGTCTCGGCGGCCAGGACCCAGTCTTTTTTGCGAAAATAGGCGTCGGCGATGTTCAGTTCGGCATCCAGGGCGTAGGTGCTGTCGGGGAAGCGGCTCTTGAAGATCTCGAGGCACTCGACCGCCTCTTGGAACTTCTTCTTCTCGCTCAGCTTCATGCACTTCTCGATGGCCTGCACGTCGGTCTCGTCGCCGGAAAATTTGAAGGATTTTTTCTGGCAGGCCCCGGCGATCATTACCAAGGCGGGGAACAGGAGCAGGAGGGGCCATTTTCGCATAGGGGCGGATCTTAGGAAGATCGCCGGAATGAAGTCAAGGAAGAGCTGGCGCTTTTCTCGTAGTTTCAGGGGGTTGGCCGTTTGTTCCGCCGCAGGGACGCTACTTGACAGCCCCGAGGGGCAAACTTATTAAATGAAGCAGGAGTCCAATCCGATGAGCGACGCGGAAGAATTGGAAAATCAAGGATTTAAGGTAAAGGACCGGCGGCGCTTCCATCCGGACGGCACTCCGGTGGAGGGCCGGAACGAAGCGGCCCCGCAGGAAAGCGCCGAGGACGCCCCTTCCGTGGAGACCCCTAAGGCTCCCGAGGCCGCCGAGGCCCCGGAGTCCCTGCGGGAGATACCTGCGGATTTCTCCTCCTTGGTCCTTTCCCTGGCCGCGGGCGCGCACAGCGGGCTGGGCCTGGCCCCCCACCCGATGAGCGGGAAGGTGGAGAAAAACCTGGTCCAGGCCAAGTACAACATCGACCTCCTGGGGATCCTGGAGGCGAAGACGCAGGGGCATTTGACGCCGGAGGAGGCGCAGTTATTGCAAGCCGTCCTCTACGACCTGCGGATGCGTTTTGTGGAGGCGCAGACATCTTCATGAAAACCGATCGCAGCCGTTTTTCGTTAGAACCACGCATGGGAAAGAAATATTCTCTGCGCACCCTTTTGCTCACCGCCGTCCTCTCGGCCGGCGTCGGCCTGGGCATCGCCGTCAAGCTGGATTGGCTGCAACCCAGCTCCGCCCAAAGCGAAGCGGCCTCGGCGCCGCCCCCGCTCTTTTCCCCGCCGCGCGGCGCGCCCTCCTCCTTCGCCGACCTGACGAAGCAGGTTCAGGCGGCGGTGGTCAACATCAGCACCTCCAAGACCCTGCGCCCGCGGGGGCGTTACCCCAATCCCTTGTACGAGGACTTTTACAACCGCTATTACCAGTCCAACCCTCAGCGCCGTCAAAGCAGCCTGGGTTCCGGTTTCATCCTGAACAAGGACGGCTACATCCTCACCAATAACCACGTGGTCAGCGGCGCGGACGAGATCGAGGTCAAGCTCTCCGACGGGCGCAGCCTGGCGGCCCGCATCGTCGGCTCCGATCCCAAGACGGACATCGCGGTCATCAAGATCGACGCCCACGAAAGCCTCCCCACGGTGGCCTTAGGCAATTCCGACTCCCTCGAGATCGGCGATTGGGTCCTGGCGATCGGCAATCCCTTCGGCCTCACCCAGACCGTGACGGCGGGCATCGTCAGCGCGAAGGGCCGGGTGATCGGCGCCGGGCCTTACGACGACTTCATCCAGACCGACGCCTCGATCAACCCGGGCAATTCCGGCGGGCCGCTCTTCAACCTGCGCGGCGAGGTGGTGGGCGTCAACACGGCCGTCGTCGCCGCCGGCCAGGGGCTGGGCTTCGCCATCCCCATCAACATGGCCAAGCAGGTCATTCCCAAGCTGATCAAGGGGCAGAAGGTGGAACGCGGCTACTTGGGCATCGGCCTGCAAGAGGTCACCCCCGAGCTGATGCAGGCCATGGGACTGAGCAAGCCGGAAGGCGCCTTGGTCGGGCAGGTCTTCGAAGGCTCTCCCGCGCACCGCGCCGGGATCCAGGCGGGGGACCTGATCCTCGGCCTGAACAGCCAGCCCATCCAAAAGACCAACGACCTCCCGATCCTGGTCGGGCAGGCCGAAGTCGGCTCCGAGGTGACGATCGACGTCCTGCGCCGTGGGGAACGGAAGAGTTTTCAGGTGAAGGTCGCCTCGCAGAGCGAGGTAAGTCAGGTGATTGCCGGCAGCGCCGTCGGCGGCGGCAACAGCAGCTCGATCGGGCTGGCGATTCGCGACGTCAATCCCTTGGAGAGCCAGCGCAACGGCCTGCCGCCCGGGCAGGGCGTGACGGTAACCGACATCGACGAGCGTTCGGCCGCGGCCTTCGTCGGCATTCAACCCGGCGACGTGATCCTCA
Protein-coding regions in this window:
- a CDS encoding tetratricopeptide repeat protein — its product is MDEIRALFSEGKKAFQQHQYEHAQKIFLQLIQKKPYFADVYNMLGVISHNSGQFTDATGYFEKALKINPKYTEALLNLAVLYNDLGEYKKARALYAKVQEKSREHKGSKMDPFIRAKLANRHAEVGDIYEGIGFYKEAIEEYRKALHLGPTFLDIRCKLAVCLREMGKHKDAIEEFKRVLKANPKYHYAGVQLGVTLYAAGKTKEAVAQWKKTLKAEPGHEGAKMYLRLAEGAA
- a CDS encoding outer membrane protein assembly factor BamD, translated to MRKWPLLLLFPALVMIAGACQKKSFKFSGDETDVQAIEKCMKLSEKKKFQEAVECLEIFKSRFPDSTYALDAELNIADAYFRKKDWVLAAETYNLFTRLHPTSEKLDYAYYRAGLSYEKQLPKGIDRDLSSMNQAEENFAMVFRRFPGSPYAEMAKAKYDEVRGRGAKKDMYVGKFYFKSGQYRAAIPRFLQVLQEYPGLGYDEEALERTALAFHKLGEKEKAQGAAQLMREKFPDSKKTQKVLKKVGLASAPAPTPAGN
- a CDS encoding DUF1844 domain-containing protein codes for the protein MSDAEELENQGFKVKDRRRFHPDGTPVEGRNEAAPQESAEDAPSVETPKAPEAAEAPESLREIPADFSSLVLSLAAGAHSGLGLAPHPMSGKVEKNLVQAKYNIDLLGILEAKTQGHLTPEEAQLLQAVLYDLRMRFVEAQTSS
- a CDS encoding DegQ family serine endoprotease — protein: MKTDRSRFSLEPRMGKKYSLRTLLLTAVLSAGVGLGIAVKLDWLQPSSAQSEAASAPPPLFSPPRGAPSSFADLTKQVQAAVVNISTSKTLRPRGRYPNPLYEDFYNRYYQSNPQRRQSSLGSGFILNKDGYILTNNHVVSGADEIEVKLSDGRSLAARIVGSDPKTDIAVIKIDAHESLPTVALGNSDSLEIGDWVLAIGNPFGLTQTVTAGIVSAKGRVIGAGPYDDFIQTDASINPGNSGGPLFNLRGEVVGVNTAVVAAGQGLGFAIPINMAKQVIPKLIKGQKVERGYLGIGLQEVTPELMQAMGLSKPEGALVGQVFEGSPAHRAGIQAGDLILGLNSQPIQKTNDLPILVGQAEVGSEVTIDVLRRGERKSFQVKVASQSEVSQVIAGSAVGGGNSSSIGLAIRDVNPLESQRNGLPPGQGVTVTDIDERSAAAFVGIQPGDVILKFNDQPVVGSRDFLKKSEGLKRGQTVRMLVKRGPMTSFFAFKI